From the Misgurnus anguillicaudatus chromosome 17, ASM2758022v2, whole genome shotgun sequence genome, one window contains:
- the fancb gene encoding Fanconi anemia group B protein isoform X1: MRAHFDEEERAINNKASDQITHSFDLLKHSDDQKQKMAVEKGIKMLAFRGDVLVFQCKTLTSKSRDQRRGSEVSFCSLTFDPNTQSFSNKDHTKYPLHRDSAAETDIVHCSSVLDVRQRRKVPCVLLRLCKKRTSAFKYVLYSINTPTETKLHVEFVLPYEIRDNISILQGPTLVWRHEVTVCFISSQAPGVKEIPVPMTVSFIGELPLCQRKLVVLGAHNVSKKSPDEPFNVTGLKNTLYFIDDDRSLNGDCLVPDAYSRVIQYMTVLSAEDLDGSLRSAVLAVTNMKQLVYFENGVPLDVCLLPYENPLSIQTLHTVRNDCLIIITFSQKNVCAVWKDTFQVGSCWTDVRLILVDDFLGCGTDQMLLVFEESMSSGELLSNFLLTDLCAITYSCGQSNTEMLNTSETLQENYLLTVRALESRLQSGLNFLEDLQRDVNVKERLLHQTLVALTDLISDREHVISSPEQEGLVSLWDEDDDDDDKEVNITDERMQTECGEALMKVDRVWQRVIGESLICGVVMTTTNNTSLKNLSASIIADCPVSVNSRILTQHCLTSDMTVCRDPPPVKNIRRSDWTADDVTSTFTLLTVTDLPPLLTSASIRHPIILHYCSETSSPDQPARVSHYCGQVSVDIKDIAVGKLNPQLLQDRKLNTDDAREDLFSLMAVMDSWSFIIDCCDHTLVDVQGWLLDVMHAECLEVEPHYATPPSALLLFHWTQKTPFQGLLTVHCRDELHLLQFLNSLCDFLPVSHHVRLVRTPRSRRHTGGLSQTLETEIQSITQEVLSVLQCEERGMKRGERSSSDASSEPLQILREEWQIEREKYNKRLRPLVDATRYCRLIERWIHTQMNSDVVALMETRVDLPPL; the protein is encoded by the exons ATGCGCGCGCACTTTGACGAGGAAGAACGCGCGATAAACAACAAG GCCAGCGATCAAATAACGCACAGCTTTGATCTTCTCAAACATTCAGATGATCAGAAACAGAAAATGGCGGTCGAGAAGGGCATTAAAATGTTGGCGTTTCGAGGAGATGTGCTGGTGTTCCAATGCAAAACTTTAACCTCCAAAAGTCGAGATCAACGTCGAGGTTCAGAGGTGTCGTTCTGCAGTCTGACCTTTGACCCAAACACTCAGAGTTTCTCAAATAAAGATCACACCAAGTACCCATTACACAGGGACAGCGCTGCTGAAACAGACATCGTTCACTGCTCATCTGTTCTGGACGTACGACAGAGACGAAAAGTGCCGTGTGTTTTACTGAGACTGTGCAAGAAGAGAACGTCTGCTTTCAAATACGTACTGTACTCCATAAACACTCCCACAGAGACTAAGCTTCATGTGGAATTTGTGTTGCCGTATGAGATACGAGATAATATTTCAATATTACAGGGCCCTACATTGGTTTGGCGTCATGAAGTCACAGTCTGCTTTATATCTTCACAGGCTCCTGGAGTAAAAGAGATTCCTGTACCCATGACTGTTAGTTTTATTGGTGAACTGCCTCTCTGTCAGAGAAAACTAGTGGTTTTAGGTGCCCATAATGTTTCCAAAAAGAGCCCGGATGAACCGTTTAATGTCACGGGGTTGAAGAATACACTGTACTTTatagatgatgacagaagtttAAATGGAGATTGTCTTGTACCTGATGCCTACAGTCGTGTGATTCAGTACATGACCGTGCTGTCCGCTGAAGACCTCGATGGTTCTCTGAGATCTGCTGTGCTGGCGGTCACAAACATGAAACAGTTGGTGTATTTTGAGAACGGTGTTCCTCTGGATGTTTGTCTTCTGCCGTATGAGAATCCTCTAAGCATTCAGACACTTCATACAGTAAGAAATGACTGTCTCATCATCATCACCTTCAGTCAGAAGAACGTCTGTGCTGTGTGGAAAGATACCTTCCAG GTGGGCAGTTGTTGGACTGACGTCCGTCTGATTCTGGTGGATGATTTTTTGGGATGTGGTACAGATCAGATGCTCCTCGTGTTTGAAGAGTCGATGTCTTCAGGAGAGTTGCTTAGCAACTTCCTCCTCACGGATCTGTGTGCCATCACATATTCT TGTGGACAGTCAAACACAGAGATGTTGAATACATCAGAGACGTTACAGGAGAATTACCTGCTCACCGTAAGAGCCTTAGAGTCACGACTGCAG AGCGGTCTTAACTTCCTCGAGGACCTTCAGAGAGATGTGAATGTCAAAGAGAGACTCCTACATCAGACGCTTGTTGCCCTAACTGACCTGATATCAGACCGAGAGCATGTGATCTCCTCTCCAGAACAG GAGGGGCTTGTTTCACTGTgggatgaagatgatgatgatgatgataaagaGGTGAACATCACTGATGAGCGGATGCAGACTGAATGTGGTGAAGCTCTGATGAAGGTGGACAGAGTTTGGCAAAGAGTCATCGGGGAGAGTTTGATCTGTGGCGTTGTCATGACAACAACAAATAACAC ATCCTTGAAGAATCTCAGCGCTTCAATCATAGCAGATTGTCCTGTGTCAGTAAACAGCAGGATTTTAACACAGCACTGCTTGACATCAGACATGACTGTGTGCCGTGATCCACCACCTGTGAAGAACATCAGACGATCTGATTGGACCGCTGACGACGTCACATCAACATTCACACTACTGACAGTCACTGATCTTCCTCCTTTATTGACCTCCGCCAGCATCAGACACCCCATCATACTTCATTACTGCAGTGAAACATCTTCACCTGATCAACCTGCTCGAGTTTCTCACTATTGCGGGCAGGTCTCAGTAGATATCAAAGATATTGCCGTGGGAAAGTTAAATCCACAACTGTTACAGGACCGTAAACTCAATACAG ATGATGCTAGAGAAGATCTCTTCAGCCTGATGGCTGTGATGGACTCGTGGTCTTTTATCATTGATTGTTGTGATCACACACTGGTGGATGTTCAGGGTTGGTTACTGGACGTGATGCACGCTGAGTGTCTGGAGGTGGAGCCACACTACGCCACACCTCCATCTGCTTTACTGCTCTTTCATTGGACACAGAAAACACCTTTCCAAGGGCTTTTAACAGTCCACTGCAG GGACGAGCTCCATCTGCTGCAGTTTCTGAACTCACTGTGTGATTTTCTGCCCGTGTCACATCACGTGCGTCTGGTCAGGACCCCGAGATCTCGCAGACACACTGGAGGTCTTTCACAGACTCTAGAGACAGAGATACAAAGCATCACACAAGAAGTGCTTTCTGTTCTTCAGTGTGAGGAGAGAGGGATGAAAAGAGGAGAAAGATCCTCCTCAGACGCCTCCTCTGAACCGCTGCAGATATTAAGGGAGGAGTggcagatagagagagagaagtaCAACAAGAGACTGCGCCCCCTGGTGGATGCGACACGTTACTGCAGACTCATAGAGAGATGGATTCACACGCAGATGAACAGTGATGTAGTCGCTCTAATGGAGACGCGGGTGGATTTACCTCCTCTGTAG
- the fancb gene encoding Fanconi anemia group B protein isoform X2: protein MAVEKGIKMLAFRGDVLVFQCKTLTSKSRDQRRGSEVSFCSLTFDPNTQSFSNKDHTKYPLHRDSAAETDIVHCSSVLDVRQRRKVPCVLLRLCKKRTSAFKYVLYSINTPTETKLHVEFVLPYEIRDNISILQGPTLVWRHEVTVCFISSQAPGVKEIPVPMTVSFIGELPLCQRKLVVLGAHNVSKKSPDEPFNVTGLKNTLYFIDDDRSLNGDCLVPDAYSRVIQYMTVLSAEDLDGSLRSAVLAVTNMKQLVYFENGVPLDVCLLPYENPLSIQTLHTVRNDCLIIITFSQKNVCAVWKDTFQVGSCWTDVRLILVDDFLGCGTDQMLLVFEESMSSGELLSNFLLTDLCAITYSCGQSNTEMLNTSETLQENYLLTVRALESRLQSGLNFLEDLQRDVNVKERLLHQTLVALTDLISDREHVISSPEQEGLVSLWDEDDDDDDKEVNITDERMQTECGEALMKVDRVWQRVIGESLICGVVMTTTNNTSLKNLSASIIADCPVSVNSRILTQHCLTSDMTVCRDPPPVKNIRRSDWTADDVTSTFTLLTVTDLPPLLTSASIRHPIILHYCSETSSPDQPARVSHYCGQVSVDIKDIAVGKLNPQLLQDRKLNTDDAREDLFSLMAVMDSWSFIIDCCDHTLVDVQGWLLDVMHAECLEVEPHYATPPSALLLFHWTQKTPFQGLLTVHCRDELHLLQFLNSLCDFLPVSHHVRLVRTPRSRRHTGGLSQTLETEIQSITQEVLSVLQCEERGMKRGERSSSDASSEPLQILREEWQIEREKYNKRLRPLVDATRYCRLIERWIHTQMNSDVVALMETRVDLPPL, encoded by the exons ATGGCGGTCGAGAAGGGCATTAAAATGTTGGCGTTTCGAGGAGATGTGCTGGTGTTCCAATGCAAAACTTTAACCTCCAAAAGTCGAGATCAACGTCGAGGTTCAGAGGTGTCGTTCTGCAGTCTGACCTTTGACCCAAACACTCAGAGTTTCTCAAATAAAGATCACACCAAGTACCCATTACACAGGGACAGCGCTGCTGAAACAGACATCGTTCACTGCTCATCTGTTCTGGACGTACGACAGAGACGAAAAGTGCCGTGTGTTTTACTGAGACTGTGCAAGAAGAGAACGTCTGCTTTCAAATACGTACTGTACTCCATAAACACTCCCACAGAGACTAAGCTTCATGTGGAATTTGTGTTGCCGTATGAGATACGAGATAATATTTCAATATTACAGGGCCCTACATTGGTTTGGCGTCATGAAGTCACAGTCTGCTTTATATCTTCACAGGCTCCTGGAGTAAAAGAGATTCCTGTACCCATGACTGTTAGTTTTATTGGTGAACTGCCTCTCTGTCAGAGAAAACTAGTGGTTTTAGGTGCCCATAATGTTTCCAAAAAGAGCCCGGATGAACCGTTTAATGTCACGGGGTTGAAGAATACACTGTACTTTatagatgatgacagaagtttAAATGGAGATTGTCTTGTACCTGATGCCTACAGTCGTGTGATTCAGTACATGACCGTGCTGTCCGCTGAAGACCTCGATGGTTCTCTGAGATCTGCTGTGCTGGCGGTCACAAACATGAAACAGTTGGTGTATTTTGAGAACGGTGTTCCTCTGGATGTTTGTCTTCTGCCGTATGAGAATCCTCTAAGCATTCAGACACTTCATACAGTAAGAAATGACTGTCTCATCATCATCACCTTCAGTCAGAAGAACGTCTGTGCTGTGTGGAAAGATACCTTCCAG GTGGGCAGTTGTTGGACTGACGTCCGTCTGATTCTGGTGGATGATTTTTTGGGATGTGGTACAGATCAGATGCTCCTCGTGTTTGAAGAGTCGATGTCTTCAGGAGAGTTGCTTAGCAACTTCCTCCTCACGGATCTGTGTGCCATCACATATTCT TGTGGACAGTCAAACACAGAGATGTTGAATACATCAGAGACGTTACAGGAGAATTACCTGCTCACCGTAAGAGCCTTAGAGTCACGACTGCAG AGCGGTCTTAACTTCCTCGAGGACCTTCAGAGAGATGTGAATGTCAAAGAGAGACTCCTACATCAGACGCTTGTTGCCCTAACTGACCTGATATCAGACCGAGAGCATGTGATCTCCTCTCCAGAACAG GAGGGGCTTGTTTCACTGTgggatgaagatgatgatgatgatgataaagaGGTGAACATCACTGATGAGCGGATGCAGACTGAATGTGGTGAAGCTCTGATGAAGGTGGACAGAGTTTGGCAAAGAGTCATCGGGGAGAGTTTGATCTGTGGCGTTGTCATGACAACAACAAATAACAC ATCCTTGAAGAATCTCAGCGCTTCAATCATAGCAGATTGTCCTGTGTCAGTAAACAGCAGGATTTTAACACAGCACTGCTTGACATCAGACATGACTGTGTGCCGTGATCCACCACCTGTGAAGAACATCAGACGATCTGATTGGACCGCTGACGACGTCACATCAACATTCACACTACTGACAGTCACTGATCTTCCTCCTTTATTGACCTCCGCCAGCATCAGACACCCCATCATACTTCATTACTGCAGTGAAACATCTTCACCTGATCAACCTGCTCGAGTTTCTCACTATTGCGGGCAGGTCTCAGTAGATATCAAAGATATTGCCGTGGGAAAGTTAAATCCACAACTGTTACAGGACCGTAAACTCAATACAG ATGATGCTAGAGAAGATCTCTTCAGCCTGATGGCTGTGATGGACTCGTGGTCTTTTATCATTGATTGTTGTGATCACACACTGGTGGATGTTCAGGGTTGGTTACTGGACGTGATGCACGCTGAGTGTCTGGAGGTGGAGCCACACTACGCCACACCTCCATCTGCTTTACTGCTCTTTCATTGGACACAGAAAACACCTTTCCAAGGGCTTTTAACAGTCCACTGCAG GGACGAGCTCCATCTGCTGCAGTTTCTGAACTCACTGTGTGATTTTCTGCCCGTGTCACATCACGTGCGTCTGGTCAGGACCCCGAGATCTCGCAGACACACTGGAGGTCTTTCACAGACTCTAGAGACAGAGATACAAAGCATCACACAAGAAGTGCTTTCTGTTCTTCAGTGTGAGGAGAGAGGGATGAAAAGAGGAGAAAGATCCTCCTCAGACGCCTCCTCTGAACCGCTGCAGATATTAAGGGAGGAGTggcagatagagagagagaagtaCAACAAGAGACTGCGCCCCCTGGTGGATGCGACACGTTACTGCAGACTCATAGAGAGATGGATTCACACGCAGATGAACAGTGATGTAGTCGCTCTAATGGAGACGCGGGTGGATTTACCTCCTCTGTAG